ACAGACATCTGGGTGAGTCACTCCTTCCAAGCGTAAATGCCCAGGACAGATGAGCTGATTACTCTCTGGTGGATCTGTCTCTAATAAATAAGGAGAGATCAACTTTTAGACAATTGAAACCAGGAGAAATGTAGACTTTCAGAAGCATGACAGTAGAAGAATGGACCAAAAAAGAGTAGGTTTTGTTGAGTATCAGTACTGATTTCCCCTTTCAGATGCAGGCAAAGGACCTGTATTTCAGACAATGTTAATGCTGCAATTATCATTATTCCTTTCACCTGTGAGGGTGCAACTCAGAGTCCCAGGCTTGGATAACAAAGCACCCTGTGTTAGGTGCCATATGGATCCAGCTAACCTCTATCCCTGGTAGATCAGGGTCAAAGCAATCCCTGCCACACATTTCATTTACAGTGAAAGGCCATACTGCACAGTAAGACTTTGCAAGAGGCAGTTTTTACTTGACTCTGCTATTGAAAAGTGCTGCTTCTTGTCAGTGTTTGGCACCTTATGGAACCTCTCTTTTCCCATTGCTATCTTCCAGCTGTGCTTTTCCCAGCTGCTCAGCGATTCAAGAGGTCCTCAGCTGCCTTTATCAACCCAGTGTTACAAAACTCGCTGGAAGATGTGGTCCTGCTTTATGAGGTTCAGTATATGGTACCTTAAACCTTAACCAAGACTGGGGGTACTGCCCATACTGGGGTTATCCATTATCTGGCTTTGTGTCACTTTTATTCATCCCAGCAATAAACCCGTGGCTGTGTGATAGTTCATCAGAAAAGTGGGAACACATAGAAACTTTCTGGTCTTCCCCACCTCCAGACAGTGCAACTGTCTGCAAAAATTAAAGACCCAAGGACATGTTGTTAATTTACATGTACTCTGTCTAGAGTCTCCTGGAGAAAATAAATAGCTTTCTGTGTTCTGATTTTGTACCAGTTTCTTTTAGCCGAGCTTGACATTGGCAAAGGTCAGAGGATCTCCATCAAAGATGAGGAGCTGGCTTCCCTGAGGAAGGCTGCTGAGTTTGACACCATCTGCAACGAGATTATCCCCAAGAGCATCACAGAGATCCGCAGGCTGAGCAGCAGGCTGTCTTCCTACCCGAGGGTCCTCAAGAAGGAGGACTTTGAAAGGACAGTGCTGACCATGGTCTACACGGCCTACAGAGCTGCTCAGTCCCAAGGGCACCAGAAAGACACTTGGGCTGAATCCTTTGTCAATCTCTACAAAGCCCTGAAGAACGACTTGATGCTCCCATACAACAAACAGCACTCCTAAGGGAAGGGGCGCAGCGGCTCAGCCGCCTGCTCTGGTTGGTGAAGGACACAATGTAGCACGCCCACCACTTTAGTCTCTAAAGAGTTTAATCGCCTGCTTCGTGAAAGATTGTTCGTTTTCTGGCTCCCTCTTGTGGAGTCCGCTTTCTAGTTCCATGCTAAACGGTGAAAAACGTCGTCAGTCCTGAGAATTCGATTTTTTGTCCTGGCTTGGAGGCGCGTTCTGtgacaggaaaagaagggaGTTTGGTGCACAGCCAGGCAGACCCTTGTTTGAGGCAAACCCTTGATTAATTCTTTAGGTTTCCTATAAACAATACATAAATATAGTGTGCTTATGCTCACATGCTGATGTGTAAGTGCTGGAGAGGGCTGCTCTCCTAGCTGGGGAAACAAGTTCATATTTTGGCTGGCCAGTAAGAGAATATTACAGAGATGAAGGCCCTCTGTAAAAGGAAGAGGTTTCATAACTGTCAGCCTTCAGAAATTATGCCACATACTATTCATTCCAAATGTTCTCATAAATAAGCACTCTCTGATTCACATCATTGGGCTGAGCCAGTGTTTAATTGCAATAACATTTGCAGAAGACAAAAGGCATTGTGAAGACCAGCAGCAAACAATGACTGTGAACATATTCCCTGCTTCCTGGAGCTGTCGTCCCACACAGTCTGCAATGATTCTTTCATTATTTGCACATGAATTTGCTTCTgatgcttgttttttttttttttttttttttttttttttttttttttttgaaaggtACATGTATTTGTCCTCAGTGTAATTCAAGGCAAGATAAAAGCcctatttaatttaaaaatgacacattttttcctggttCTATCACTTGAACATAGGTTATCTAAACCTATGCTCCAGAATCCCACTGAGGCAAGGGAGGAAGGTGCATTAAAACATACCTGGTGCTGAATTTGGCACtgtggctattttttttttggacagtAAATTGTATAATCATTTCAGtatccatgtgtgtgtgtgtgtgtgtgtgtgtgtatgtgcctGTGTTCctgcatgtgtgtgcacatgAGTGCTGAGTACGTAGAAGAATCCCAATTTGTTCAGTCAGTGAACAATTGCATCTGACCACTTGGCAGAAAAGGTCATTTACCAACTCAGTGGTGCGAATTATGAATTTGggagcagcaaagaaaaaaaatgtagaacTACTGCAACCTATTATAATGaactccccccccccccaaaaaaaaattaacagcaaATAGACAGAAAAAGGAGATCTATTTTGTCAGAAGGATAACTAACTATCAAAAATCCAGACTTTTCTAAATCAAACTCCCTAATGTTTTTGCACAAGAGGTACAAACTCTGTTTTTCTATTGATATTAGAGTGCTTCTGCTTCCAGACCATGGGAAAATAGCTGAACATTTATTTCATCCTTTCATATCATCACTTTCTATTTTTCTATTGCATGATGTATTAAGGATGCAGGTCCAAATCACAGATCCCCAACACTAAAACAGACCTAAGGATTTCAGCCCAAGTTCTGAATCATGTTTAACTACTTTTGCATCAGTTGAGCAAAAGGAATTAATTCTGTGTCCCTTAAAAGGGATACTTCAGGGACTGGAGCTGAAAAAATCCACCCAGAAGCACAGCAAAGAGCACAGTGCAAGCAGTCAGAGCACTGGGTTTGGCAAACACCTGTGGGAATGTGGAAGCACAGCAGCCTTGAGGCAGTCTGGCCATGGCATTAGCAGCTGGACAAAGAGCTTATAAAAGACAGAGTTAGTCTTGTTTCCCCCAGGAGTTTCTGGATCTGTGTGTACAAGTGTGCGTGTTCATTTAGACACACAAATGTGTAGGCGCACTTTATACCTGAAGAATTTTGTTGGCCATCTTCAAAGCCTGTCTGGCAGATGGCAAAGGAAACTGCAAACCTCAGGCACAAAGCTGTGGGCCACAAATACCTCTGCCTCCTCTGcttgcacacacagagctcagcacCTCCAAAGCAGCCTTGCTTTCCTGCCCACATGCCCTTTGAGCCCTCAGCTTTAACACTGATGATCTGCTTGTGATTTCTTCCCCCGCCATGCTTTGTAAACACATGAAAGGGAAGTGCCACAGAGTGCAACACTGCctttccagctctgcttcttGGCTCCCTGAAACACCACTTGCTGGAAGAGCCTGGAACCAGGGCAGTTCAAAAATGCCTCATAGCCAGCTACTCCAAGTCTGCAAAAATAGCAAGAAAGAGAACTAGAGCAAATATTAATTGCTAGCAGTCACCAATCAGAGAAATACCTCCCAGCCATGCTCCTCACCCCACAACAGGACTGCCCAGCAGAATTTGCTAATCATAAAATATCCCCTAAAAAAAGAATTACAGATCGTTTTAAATAGCTTATGATTCCCTATGGCATACATACCATAATTACAAATTGGTAACTGAAACATTTATGTCCTCAATGGAAAATAAAGGGTTTATGAGTTTGTTTCCCTCCTCCCTTTACTGTGTGTAATGTAAGAAAAAGATTTATTCTTTGGGCAAGTTCTTGGACTGCCCAGGTTAATTTAACAGAGACTCTCAatgtaataataaaaacattctACGTAAAAGTCCTTGTCTTTGCATTGTATTGATTTCAGCAGTAGATTTACTATTTTGCAACTTCAGCTTGAGTAATTGTTTATCTCAGACTGTGAAACTCTGCATGGGAGCAACAGTACTGGAGAGAAGAGGGAACAGCCCTTCCCTCTGAAGGAGATAATAAACAGAAATGAGAGTGCCTCCTTTTTCCAGAGATCCGGTGGAAAGgagcactctgccttcagggaAGTTCTTTAGGCTGAGGGCATTTCCCTGCCTCAGTATTGCTTAAGATGCAGGTCTAGGTTGCCTTCTCCCTGTCTCAGTTTTTGTCTTATCACTTTGGACTGAATCTTCTTCATGGGCAGTTCTTATCTCACAGGTTAGAAAACCATTGCCCCTAAATGGCATATTTTATCCACCCTTTGACCTTATGGatcataaaaatatgaaataagaTTATATTTTCccattcaaaataaaacaatttttaattttatgaatattttagacctttttttattatttacttaGTTTCTCTGAACCTATTGAAAAAAGCCATCCTGAGCTGTATTGGCAAAACCAAAATCTTCACATTAACTATAGCTTTTCTTCCAGATCTAGTTAAATTTACCTGAAAGGTCTCAAGGTTCTGTTTCTTGATTGAAGTATTGAGGTATAGAAAGCTAAGATACAATTAATTAATACAATACAATTAATTTCAAGAACTCACCCTGCACATCCAACTCCTCTGCAAGTCTGCATTTGCCAGGTTTCCAGGACTCAGGGTCACAGAGGCATCACAGTccagcctggggagctcagTTTGTCACTGACTAGAAGAGGGTGGGCAGAGGACAGGCAAGCAAGTTTGGAGGGCATGGAAAATCCTAGATGTGTTCTTCCCATGAGATACAGAGCAAATATATATTTGTCTGTCTACCGATGGTGCATGTAACCAGCCAGTGGGTTCAGTCCTAAATCTCCAGTGCTTTCTGCCCCacaaaaaagcattaataaCAGAAGAGTTGGAGAAATGTTTTTTCCCCTAGAAGACAAGAGTAGAAAGTCTAAAACTTCTCAATTTGATTTGGAACTCAAGGCACACAAGTCAGTACAGACCTCAGCCCATGCCTTCTGAATTAGTGACATTCAAGGGTCATGATGGAAGAAACACGAAGACAAAAGATACTGTTCAGAAAAcaacaattatttatttatcatcAGTACAGGGACCTTGAAACAATAACAAACTGTTCAGCTGCCTAAAAAAGgtctttttatatatttgtgGGAATGTCAGAAGGCTGTTGATTTTCTCAAATGTTCTGACTGGGTTTGGGACAATGGG
This portion of the Anomalospiza imberbis isolate Cuckoo-Finch-1a 21T00152 chromosome 5, ASM3175350v1, whole genome shotgun sequence genome encodes:
- the FAM180A gene encoding protein FAM180A; this translates as MLWKTLVLLLFYYSAYATVTHRWSRAVLFPAAQRFKRSSAAFINPVLQNSLEDVVLLYEFLLAELDIGKGQRISIKDEELASLRKAAEFDTICNEIIPKSITEIRRLSSRLSSYPRVLKKEDFERTVLTMVYTAYRAAQSQGHQKDTWAESFVNLYKALKNDLMLPYNKQHS